In one window of Littorina saxatilis isolate snail1 linkage group LG11, US_GU_Lsax_2.0, whole genome shotgun sequence DNA:
- the LOC138979905 gene encoding tumor protein D54-like isoform X2, giving the protein MSKVKTKKRELRNTSIANKDLNMNTDSPSSELDKDREPADLSKLVTSANHKQYLQLVHTTSISDDEHELCQDEDHSYDNLSSPTSPGFEDSASAGDAIPLSEDPEERERQMKEWQEELEKVEGEITMLRQVLGSKVRRATELKRNLGITPFKEFKHDMLEGINQVKESPAYQKTNETIHDWNEKLTHTQAYQKTSAVVKTASEKTSSAMASAGAVLSKKLGDIKNSPTFKSMEEKVSTTYTSVKSKVTGSKSTDEIDAAFKEATVDEEADYGGIIRW; this is encoded by the exons ATGTCCAAAGTGAAAACAAAGAAGCGAGAACTTAGAAACACTTCAATCGCCAACAAAGACCTGAACATGAACACAGACTCACCGAGCAGTGAACTTGACAAAGACAGGGAACCGGCAGATTTATCGAAGCTGGTGACATCGGCCAATCACAAACAATACCTTCAGTTGGTGCACACAACGTCTATTTCTGACGACGAGCATGAGTTGTGTCAGGATG AAGACCACAGCTATGACAACCTGTCGAGCCCCACGTCACCAGGCTTTGAGGACAGCGCCTCGGCGGGCGACGCCATTCCCCTGTCCGAAGACCCCGAGGAGAGGGAGCGACAGATGAAGGAATGGCAGGAGGAGCTAGAAAAG GTGGAAGGGGAGATAACGATGCTGCGCCAGGTGCTGGGCAGCAAGGTGCGGCGGGCGACGGAGCTGAAGCGTAACCTTGGCATCACACCCTTCAAGGAGTTCAAGCACGACATGTTGGAGGGCATCAACCAGGTCAAGGAGTCGCCCGC GTATCAAAAGACCAATGAGACGATTCATGATTGGAACGAAAAACTGACGCATACCCAGGC GTACCAGAAGACGAGTGCTGTGGTGAAAACAGCGTCGGAAAAGACGTCGTCTGCCATGGCCTCTGCCGGGGCCGTGCTCAGCAAGAAGTTAGGCGACATCAA GAATTCTCCAACTTTCAAGTCTATGGAGGAGAAAGTGTCCACAACTTATACCAGTGTTAAG TCTAAAGTGACGGGCAGCAAGTCGACGGACGAGATTGACGCAGCCTTCAAGGAAGCGACAGTGGACGAGGAAGCAG ATTACGGAGGCATTATCCGATGGTAG
- the LOC138979905 gene encoding tumor protein D54-like isoform X1 translates to MSKVKTKKRELRNTSIANKDLNMNTDSPSSELDKDREPADLSKLVTSANHKQYLQLVHTTSISDDEHELCQDEDHSYDNLSSPTSPGFEDSASAGDAIPLSEDPEERERQMKEWQEELEKVEGEITMLRQVLGSKVRRATELKRNLGITPFKEFKHDMLEGINQVKESPAYQKTNETIHDWNEKLTHTQAYQKTSAVVKTASEKTSSAMASAGAVLSKKLGDIKNSPTFKSMEEKVSTTYTSVKSKVTGSKSTDEIDAAFKEATVDEEAGSPTSDTDPGVIPPTEKVPL, encoded by the exons ATGTCCAAAGTGAAAACAAAGAAGCGAGAACTTAGAAACACTTCAATCGCCAACAAAGACCTGAACATGAACACAGACTCACCGAGCAGTGAACTTGACAAAGACAGGGAACCGGCAGATTTATCGAAGCTGGTGACATCGGCCAATCACAAACAATACCTTCAGTTGGTGCACACAACGTCTATTTCTGACGACGAGCATGAGTTGTGTCAGGATG AAGACCACAGCTATGACAACCTGTCGAGCCCCACGTCACCAGGCTTTGAGGACAGCGCCTCGGCGGGCGACGCCATTCCCCTGTCCGAAGACCCCGAGGAGAGGGAGCGACAGATGAAGGAATGGCAGGAGGAGCTAGAAAAG GTGGAAGGGGAGATAACGATGCTGCGCCAGGTGCTGGGCAGCAAGGTGCGGCGGGCGACGGAGCTGAAGCGTAACCTTGGCATCACACCCTTCAAGGAGTTCAAGCACGACATGTTGGAGGGCATCAACCAGGTCAAGGAGTCGCCCGC GTATCAAAAGACCAATGAGACGATTCATGATTGGAACGAAAAACTGACGCATACCCAGGC GTACCAGAAGACGAGTGCTGTGGTGAAAACAGCGTCGGAAAAGACGTCGTCTGCCATGGCCTCTGCCGGGGCCGTGCTCAGCAAGAAGTTAGGCGACATCAA GAATTCTCCAACTTTCAAGTCTATGGAGGAGAAAGTGTCCACAACTTATACCAGTGTTAAG TCTAAAGTGACGGGCAGCAAGTCGACGGACGAGATTGACGCAGCCTTCAAGGAAGCGACAGTGGACGAGGAAGCAGGTAGCCCCACCTCTGACACCGACCCCGGCGTCATCCCGCCTACTGAGAAAGTTCCCCTCTAA
- the LOC138979905 gene encoding tumor protein D52-like isoform X3 — translation MSKVKTKKRELRNTSIANKDLNMNTDSPSSELDKDREPADLSKLVTSANHKQYLQLVHTTSISDDEHELCQDEDHSYDNLSSPTSPGFEDSASAGDAIPLSEDPEERERQMKEWQEELEKVEGEITMLRQVLGSKVRRATELKRNLGITPFKEFKHDMLEGINQVKESPAYQKTSAVVKTASEKTSSAMASAGAVLSKKLGDIKNSPTFKSMEEKVSTTYTSVKSKVTGSKSTDEIDAAFKEATVDEEAGSPTSDTDPGVIPPTEKVPL, via the exons ATGTCCAAAGTGAAAACAAAGAAGCGAGAACTTAGAAACACTTCAATCGCCAACAAAGACCTGAACATGAACACAGACTCACCGAGCAGTGAACTTGACAAAGACAGGGAACCGGCAGATTTATCGAAGCTGGTGACATCGGCCAATCACAAACAATACCTTCAGTTGGTGCACACAACGTCTATTTCTGACGACGAGCATGAGTTGTGTCAGGATG AAGACCACAGCTATGACAACCTGTCGAGCCCCACGTCACCAGGCTTTGAGGACAGCGCCTCGGCGGGCGACGCCATTCCCCTGTCCGAAGACCCCGAGGAGAGGGAGCGACAGATGAAGGAATGGCAGGAGGAGCTAGAAAAG GTGGAAGGGGAGATAACGATGCTGCGCCAGGTGCTGGGCAGCAAGGTGCGGCGGGCGACGGAGCTGAAGCGTAACCTTGGCATCACACCCTTCAAGGAGTTCAAGCACGACATGTTGGAGGGCATCAACCAGGTCAAGGAGTCGCCCGC GTACCAGAAGACGAGTGCTGTGGTGAAAACAGCGTCGGAAAAGACGTCGTCTGCCATGGCCTCTGCCGGGGCCGTGCTCAGCAAGAAGTTAGGCGACATCAA GAATTCTCCAACTTTCAAGTCTATGGAGGAGAAAGTGTCCACAACTTATACCAGTGTTAAG TCTAAAGTGACGGGCAGCAAGTCGACGGACGAGATTGACGCAGCCTTCAAGGAAGCGACAGTGGACGAGGAAGCAGGTAGCCCCACCTCTGACACCGACCCCGGCGTCATCCCGCCTACTGAGAAAGTTCCCCTCTAA
- the LOC138979905 gene encoding tumor protein D54-like isoform X4: MSTPTKDSAEFDSGKEDHSYDNLSSPTSPGFEDSASAGDAIPLSEDPEERERQMKEWQEELEKVEGEITMLRQVLGSKVRRATELKRNLGITPFKEFKHDMLEGINQVKESPAYQKTNETIHDWNEKLTHTQAYQKTSAVVKTASEKTSSAMASAGAVLSKKLGDIKNSPTFKSMEEKVSTTYTSVKSKVTGSKSTDEIDAAFKEATVDEEAGSPTSDTDPGVIPPTEKVPL, encoded by the exons AAGACCACAGCTATGACAACCTGTCGAGCCCCACGTCACCAGGCTTTGAGGACAGCGCCTCGGCGGGCGACGCCATTCCCCTGTCCGAAGACCCCGAGGAGAGGGAGCGACAGATGAAGGAATGGCAGGAGGAGCTAGAAAAG GTGGAAGGGGAGATAACGATGCTGCGCCAGGTGCTGGGCAGCAAGGTGCGGCGGGCGACGGAGCTGAAGCGTAACCTTGGCATCACACCCTTCAAGGAGTTCAAGCACGACATGTTGGAGGGCATCAACCAGGTCAAGGAGTCGCCCGC GTATCAAAAGACCAATGAGACGATTCATGATTGGAACGAAAAACTGACGCATACCCAGGC GTACCAGAAGACGAGTGCTGTGGTGAAAACAGCGTCGGAAAAGACGTCGTCTGCCATGGCCTCTGCCGGGGCCGTGCTCAGCAAGAAGTTAGGCGACATCAA GAATTCTCCAACTTTCAAGTCTATGGAGGAGAAAGTGTCCACAACTTATACCAGTGTTAAG TCTAAAGTGACGGGCAGCAAGTCGACGGACGAGATTGACGCAGCCTTCAAGGAAGCGACAGTGGACGAGGAAGCAGGTAGCCCCACCTCTGACACCGACCCCGGCGTCATCCCGCCTACTGAGAAAGTTCCCCTCTAA